The genomic segment GCCCGACGTGCGCAGCGTGCTCGCGCAGCTCGCGCCCGAGCAGCGCGCGATTCTCGTGCTGCGCGATCTCGAGGGCCTCAGCGAAGACGAAGCTGCCGCGCAGCTCGGCGTCGCGAAGGGCACGGTGAAGTCGCGGCTCTTCCGCGCGCGCGAGGCGTTCGCGAAGCGGTGGGCGGAATGAGCGCCGAGGCGGAGCGACGCTGGCCGAGCGCGCGCGTTGGGAATGTCGCGCGGCTGCGCGCGATCGCTGCGGCGCGCCCGCATCTCGCGTACCGCGAGCGCGTGATCGACGCGCCCTTCGACGTGGTGTGGTCCGTGTTCGGCGATCTCGAGAACGGCGTGCCGCAGTTCGACACGTACGTGCGCTGGCTCCGCATCGAGTCGCGCGAAGGAGAACGCCTCACTCTGCGCTCGAACGCGCCCGTGATCGGCCCCGCGATGAAGTTCGAGGCGATCTACCGCGAGGGTTGGTGCGTGATGCGCTCGTTCGAGGGGGAGGTGGGGATGGCCGCGGATGCACTCGACGCGGGGCGCACGCGCGTCGCGCACGTCGAGGGCTCGCGCTGGCTCTGCGCGCTCGGGCGCTGGTGGTTCATGCGCACGATGGCCCGCGAGCTCGAGACGCTCGCGCGGCTGTGCGAGGCGCGACGTTGAGCGCTAGCGGCAGGAACCTGCCGAATCGCAGGTTCTGCGTCAGACGCCAGCACCGCGATTCCCTCGAGATCAGCAACTTGCGCGCCGAGCTGCGAGATAATCGCCAACTCAGCGTCAGACGCCGAGTTGGCGATTCTCTCCGGGAACGCCCACGTCTGCGCGAGAGTCGGGCTCCCCAGAGGAGCCGCCGATGTTCGAGCGCAGCGATCCGTCCCGCATCGATCTGACGCAGCCGATTCGCACGGTCTCGTTCGAGAATCCGAGCGGCGCGAAGGGCGCGGCGGCGACTGCGCACGGCGGAAGAAAGGGCGCGCCGTCGCGCATGATCGCGCCGGGCGAGCGCGTCGTGCTCGCGGACTTCGCGGGCCCCGGCTGCGTGCGGCACTTCTGGCTCACGCTGCCACCGATGCCGCCGCACGAGATGCGCGCGCCGATTCTCGAGATCTACTACGACGGCGCGCGCGAGCCGTCGGTGAGCGTGCCGGTGCTCGACTTTTTCGGCTGTCCGCTCGGCCGGCCCGTCGCGTTCGCATCGCTGTGGAACGCGACGCAGGAGGCGCGCGGCTTCAACTCGTGGCTGCCGCTCCCGTTCCGCCGCGCACTCCGCGTCGAGCTCGTGAACGCGAGCGCGCGCCGCTTCCCGCTCTACTACCAGCTCTCCCTAACAACCGGAGAGGTCGCGCCGGACGTGGGCCTCTTGCACGCGACGTTCCGCCGCGAGAACCCGACGCAGCTGAAGCGCGACTTCCACATCGCCGAGGGCCTGCGCGGCCCCGGTCGCTTCT from the Deltaproteobacteria bacterium genome contains:
- a CDS encoding DUF2961 domain-containing protein — encoded protein: MFERSDPSRIDLTQPIRTVSFENPSGAKGAAATAHGGRKGAPSRMIAPGERVVLADFAGPGCVRHFWLTLPPMPPHEMRAPILEIYYDGAREPSVSVPVLDFFGCPLGRPVAFASLWNATQEARGFNSWLPLPFRRALRVELVNASARRFPLYYQLSLTTGEVAPDVGLLHATFRRENPTQLKRDFHIAEGLRGPGRFFGCNVGIRVLPDEGFSWYGEGEVKMFLDGDREHPTWCGTGLEDYVGSAWGMGAHATPLQGAPLITQAQGAPMPEFVSFYRWHDPDPICFARELRVTLQQIGAVAVPRGQTALRERLEREGRAAGGGFFPLRGALEAFGICERQDDVCATAFLYLRDAQEVPRIDARAACADLARRSWEVASPFEAMLGALTP